From the genome of Chanos chanos chromosome 5, fChaCha1.1, whole genome shotgun sequence, one region includes:
- the LOC115813267 gene encoding G-protein coupled receptor 26-like encodes MDSAEVIVSLLVVMIIIVSLLSNVLVLICFLYNPEIRKQVPGLFTLNLTFCNLLLTVSNMPLTLVGLVNKDQPGGDGFCKSVGFLETFLTTNSMLSMAALSIDRWIAVVFPLSYHSKMRHKDAVIVLGYTWVHSMSFSTVAACLSWVGYHQLYASCTLSNVRANHNRTQFVIFTISFHSLTFLLSFVVLCVTYLKVLKVARFHCKRIDIITMQTLVLLVDIHPSVRQRCLEEQRRRRQRATRKISTFIGTFVVCFAPYVITRILELFPAVSINQHWGVVTKCLAYSKAACDPFVYSLLRHQYRKTCSDIINRLLKRSSLNSSDRGRENRPNTIVQTVE; translated from the exons ATGGACTCTGCGGAGGTAATTGTGTCTCTCTTGGTCGTAATGATCATTATCGTATCGTTGCTGTCCAACGTGCTGGTGCTGATTTGCTTTTTGTATAATCCAGAGATTCGCAAGCAGGTGCCGGGTCTGTTCACACTCAACCTAACCTTCTGCAACTTGTTGCTTACGGTGTCCAACATGCCACTGACTTTGGTGGGACTCGTTAACAAGGACCAACCTGGCGGTGACGGATTCTGTAAATCCGTTGGTTTCTTGGAGACGTTTTTGACTACGAATTCTATGTTGAGCATGGCAGCACTCAGCATTGACAGGTggattgctgttgtttttcccttGAGCTATCACTCCAAAATGCGGCACAAAGATGCTGTAATCGTACTTGGCTACACGTGGGTGCACTCCATGTCCTTTTCAACGGTAGCCGCGTGTCTCTCTTGGGTGGGATATCATCAACTTTATGCGTCCTGCACGCTCAGCAATGTGAGAGCAAACCACAATCGGACCCAGTTCGTTATTTTTACAATTTCATTTCACTCGCTGACGTTTCTCCTGTCTTTTGTCGTGCTGTGTGTGACTTACCTCAAAGTGCTTAAAGTCGCGCGTTTCCACTGTAAACGGATTGACATTATTACAATGCAGACGTTAGTCCTACTCGTGGACATACATCCAAG TGTACGACAACGATGCCTGGAGGAACAGAGGAGACGGCGACAGCGAGCCACCAGGAAGATTAGCACTTTCATTGGCACATTTGTGGTCTGCTTCGCTCCCTATGTGATCACCAG aATTCTGGAGCTGTTTCCAGCAGTATCTATTAACCAGCACTGGGGAGTGGTGACTAAGTGCTTGGCCTACAGCAAAGCAGCCTGCGACCCCTTCGTCTACTCTTTGCTCCGGCACCAGTACAGGAAAACCTGCTCTGACATCATCAACAGACTACTAAAACGCAGCTCTCTAAACTCGTCCGATCGGGGAAGAGAGAACAGACCCAACACCATTGTACAGACAGTGGAGTGA